The window CAAAGACCAGCAGCGAGCCGGAGACGAGGCCGGGCACCGACAGCGGCAGGGTGACGTGCCAGAGCGCCCGGAAGAAGCCGGCGCCCATGGTGCGGACCGCGCGGTCGAGGTCGGGCGGGATCCTGTTGAGGCTGCCGAGCGTCGTCAGCACCAGGAAGGGGAGAAGCACCTGGACCATGGCGACGACGATGCCGGCCTCCGTGTGCATCAGCGATATCTGCCGATCGATGAGGCCGAGGCTCTTCAGCGCCCAGCTCAGCCCGCCGCCGGGGCCGAGGATGACGAGCCAGCCGAAGGTGCGGATGACGACGCTGGTCATCAGCGGCAGCACGATGAGGACGATGAGGAGGCGGCGCACGCCCGGGCCGGCCCGCGACATGATGACGGCGAGCGGAAAGCCGATGACGAGGCTTGAGGCGGTGATGACGATGGAGAGCGCGAAGGTGCGCCAGGCGACGCCGAGATAGAAGTCGTCGGCGACGAGCTTGCGGTAGTGCTCCAGCGTCAGGCCGTCGGCAAGGCCGCCCTTGCCGAGGAAGCTGAGAACCAGCATCTGGAAGGCGGGAAAGAAGAAGGCGAGCACCAGGAAGGCGACGCCCGGCGACAACAGGAAGAAGGGCTCGCGCCACTGGGCCGTGCCACCCCTCGCCATGCCAGTTCTCTCCTCCTAACGCGTCCGAAACGGCGGAAATGCGGGGTGCCGGTGTCGGCACCCCGCCAGAGTGCGGCCTAAGGCAATACGCGACAACATTCGCACCTCGGGCCGATCACCGGTTATCTGGCGATGGCCCGTGTCCAGGCCTCGTTCCACTCCGGCTTGTTCTTGGAAATCGTCTCCGCATCGAAGGTGACGAGCTTTGCTGCGGCTTCCTCGCCGACGGTCACTTCCGCGGCGACGTCGTCGGGCAATTCGACCGTCCTGTTGGTCGGCGAATAGCGAAGGGCCTCGGCCCAGCCCCTGGAAGCCTCGGCGCGGATCGAGAAGTCGATGAATTTCAGCGCCAGCTCCCGGTTCGGGCGACCGGCGACCAGGTTGACCGTGATCGGCGCGATGACGCCGCCTTCCTTCGGCAGCGTGAACTTCACCGGCAGGCCGGCCTTGGTCAGCGTGTAGGCGTAGTCCTGGGCATAGGGCGCGATCCAGGCGTTGCCTTGCGCGAAGTTCTGCTGGATCTCGGGCGACTTGGCGACGATCGTGGAGGTCGGCAGGATCGACTTGATGAAGTCGAGGCCCGGGGTGATGTCGTCGAGCGTGCCGCCCGCGACCTTGTTGATCATCAGCATGCCGAGCATGCCGTAGGTGTTGCCGGCCGCATCGGTCAGGAGCACGTGGTCGGCATAGGCCGGGTCGGCGAGGTCCTTCCAGGAGGTGGGGGCCTCGGGCACCGCCTCGGTATTGTAGAGGAGGCCGATGACGGCGGTCGAATACATCGGGCCGACGCCCTTATCGAGGCCCGCCACGGCAAAGGGGTACATCTCGTCGTAATGGGTCAGTTCTTCCGGCTTGATCGGCGCCAGCAGCCCTTCGGCCGCGGCCGTCGTCTCCAGGCCGCCGGAGAAATGCACCACGTCGAACTGCGGGTTGTCCTTCTGGGCGCGGAGCTGGGCGAGGGTGTCGCTGGAATAGGCGGTGATGACCTTGACCTTGACGCCGTATTCCTCCTCGAACGGGGTGATGACCAGGTCGCGGTGGGTCTTTTCGTAGGAACCGCCGAAGGAATTGATGACCAGCGTTTCCTCGGCGAGGGCCGCCGAGCCCATCAGGGTCGCGGCGGCGACGGCGAGCGCGGCGCCGATGCCGAGCTGCTTGTTCATGACTGTCGTCCTTTTCGCGTTTGCACCAATGGCGTTCATTCAAAAGACCGCTCTAAAGGCGGCCGATCTCGATCGTCTTGATCCCTTCCGTCCGGGTGGTCCGGCAGGCGTTCGCGAACTCCTCAAGGCCGGACGTGATCTTTCCGAACATGTTGCAGGGCGTCCAGCCGAGGGGGCCGTGGATGCGCGCGCCGGCATCGTAGAAGACGCCGATCTCCCAGAGTTCGTCGGTCAGGCCTTTCATGACGTTCTTGCCCTGGTAGAACCACAGGCACTCGCCGGCCTCCGGGAAGCAGGTCTGGTTTTCCGCCGGGATCGCCGTCGGATCGAAGGTCTGGGCCTCTTGCGGCAGGCCCATCATGATCTCCGGGCCGGCGAACATGGCGTGGATGGCGGTGATACGGACCGGGTTTGCCAGCGCGTTCCACAGCGTCTCGCAGGTGGTCGGCGCGTTTTCCTCGTAGAGGGTGATGATGCCGCGGGCGCGGCTGTCGACGAATTCGATGTAGAGCTGGCGTCCCGGCATGCTTTTCGCGGACCTCCGATGGGCTTTGCGGCTTCTGGTTTTCGCCGGAAACGGGGCCGGCGGGACAAATCGTTGCACCTCGTCGATAAAACGTCGAATTAAATAAACGAATTTCGTGATAGATTGAATTTATCACATATGCCTTCCGGAGCCCGCCATGGACCGGCCCGTGCCGCACCCGACCGTCGCCTCGGCGCTGACGCTGAAGAATCTGAGGACGTTCTACTGGCTCGCGCGCTACCGCAACTACCACGCGGTGGCGCGCTATCTGAACGTCACCCAGCCGGCGATCTCCTCGCGCATCTCCTCGCTGGAGGAGGTGCTGGGCGTCCGGCTCTTTTCCCGCGACAACCAGTCGGTGGAACTGACGCCGGAGGGCCACGAGGCGCTACGCCTCACCGAGATCGTGCTCGACAATGCCGACACGCTCGCCGAGCGGTTCTCCCGCTCGCGCGACCCGTCCGGCTTGGTGCGCATCGGCGTCGTGGAGACGGTGGCGCGGACCTGGCTGCCGGGGCTCCTCAAGGCCCTGCAGGAGCGCTATCCGAACATCGAGCTGGAGATCACGACCGAGAGCACCTCGCTGCTCCATGCGATGCTGAAATCCTCGGCCATCTCCATGTGCGTCTCCATGGCGCCGGCGGAGCTCTCCGACGTTTCCAACGAGGAGATCTGCCGCTACGGCATGGAGTGGGTGGCCGATCCGCGCATTTTCGATGCGGGCCACGTCCATACGCTCGCCGAGCTGATCCGGCTGCCGCTGATCGGCTATCTCGCCAACAGCCCGCCGGGGGATTTCCTCGACCGCTATTTCGGCGACGCCTATCGCGACAGGACCGTCCACAACAGCACCAACTCCATGTCGACGATG of the Rhodobium gokarnense genome contains:
- a CDS encoding ABC transporter permease, which encodes MARGGTAQWREPFFLLSPGVAFLVLAFFFPAFQMLVLSFLGKGGLADGLTLEHYRKLVADDFYLGVAWRTFALSIVITASSLVIGFPLAVIMSRAGPGVRRLLIVLIVLPLMTSVVIRTFGWLVILGPGGGLSWALKSLGLIDRQISLMHTEAGIVVAMVQVLLPFLVLTTLGSLNRIPPDLDRAVRTMGAGFFRALWHVTLPLSVPGLVSGSLLVFALSISSFITPSLVGGVRLPVMAGSIYQQVTGSFDWNFAAVLSVTLLAATLALIVPYMMASARMGGRQ
- a CDS encoding ABC transporter substrate-binding protein; translated protein: MNKQLGIGAALAVAAATLMGSAALAEETLVINSFGGSYEKTHRDLVITPFEEEYGVKVKVITAYSSDTLAQLRAQKDNPQFDVVHFSGGLETTAAAEGLLAPIKPEELTHYDEMYPFAVAGLDKGVGPMYSTAVIGLLYNTEAVPEAPTSWKDLADPAYADHVLLTDAAGNTYGMLGMLMINKVAGGTLDDITPGLDFIKSILPTSTIVAKSPEIQQNFAQGNAWIAPYAQDYAYTLTKAGLPVKFTLPKEGGVIAPITVNLVAGRPNRELALKFIDFSIRAEASRGWAEALRYSPTNRTVELPDDVAAEVTVGEEAAAKLVTFDAETISKNKPEWNEAWTRAIAR
- a CDS encoding DUF3830 family protein encodes the protein MPGRQLYIEFVDSRARGIITLYEENAPTTCETLWNALANPVRITAIHAMFAGPEIMMGLPQEAQTFDPTAIPAENQTCFPEAGECLWFYQGKNVMKGLTDELWEIGVFYDAGARIHGPLGWTPCNMFGKITSGLEEFANACRTTRTEGIKTIEIGRL
- a CDS encoding LysR family transcriptional regulator codes for the protein MDRPVPHPTVASALTLKNLRTFYWLARYRNYHAVARYLNVTQPAISSRISSLEEVLGVRLFSRDNQSVELTPEGHEALRLTEIVLDNADTLAERFSRSRDPSGLVRIGVVETVARTWLPGLLKALQERYPNIELEITTESTSLLHAMLKSSAISMCVSMAPAELSDVSNEEICRYGMEWVADPRIFDAGHVHTLAELIRLPLIGYLANSPPGDFLDRYFGDAYRDRTVHNSTNSMSTMIWLAENGLGIAAIPPVAVAQHLKDGRLAIIATETPMEPVSFFLNHRTRPLSPVTKAVKALIVEMAESYRA